Proteins encoded by one window of Nicotiana tabacum cultivar K326 chromosome 10, ASM71507v2, whole genome shotgun sequence:
- the LOC107805067 gene encoding uncharacterized protein LOC107805067, producing the protein MEIGQGSREAEKQKSTSNEVQTPGNTTKEVKRIAGIVETRVKENKAGSIAKNIATGWSSLNNYASANNGRIWVMWDDNNYQVTKIRENAQMIHCEVIENVGQVDCLMTIIYDFNTIEKRKCLWEELKTLAQGINKPWIVIGDFNAVIYVAYRNQGNPIQQGDVQDFVECMQTANLNELLWKQKFDDVLQAQERDELQKLEKWAMIEESIMKHKSRDKWIKLGDANTKYFSAVMKERNHRKQIKELMGSDGNKINKQEGIQEEILRFYKGLMDTATVNLTTVNREVMKKGPTLNKEQRMILNTEVTRQEVYEGLKGIGDDKAPGIDGYNAIENPVTIKEYRPIAYCTVLYKLISNILAARMQKILGGIVCDAQAGFVPGRRIGDNIILAHELVKGYTRKHITPRCMIKIDLQKAYDSVEWSYLE; encoded by the exons ATGGAAATAGGACAAGGGTCAAGGGAAGCAgagaagcagaaatcaacaagcAATGAAGTACAAACACCAGGGAATACAACAAAAGAGGTGAAAA ggaTAGCTGGCATAGTTGAAACAAGAGTAAAAGAGAATAAAGCTGGAAGTATAGCCAAAAACATAGCCACAGGGTGGAGCAGTTTGAATAATTATGCATCAGCCAATAATGGAAGGATTTGGGTGATGTGGGATGATAACAATTACCAGGTTACTAAGATAAGGGAAAATGCTCAAATGATACATTGTGAAGTCATAGAGAATGTTGGTCAGGTGGACTGTTTGATGACTATCAtatatgattttaatacaattgagAAAAGGAAATGTCTATGGGAAGAATTGAAGACACTAGCTCAAGGTATCAACAAACCTTGGATAGTGATAGGTGATTTTAATGCAGTTATATATGTTGCATATAGGAATCAAGGCAATCCAATCCAACAGGGTGATGTACAAGACTTTGTAGAATGTATGCAAACAGCCAACCTAAATGAACTGTTGTGGAAG CAAAAGTTTGATGATGTATTGCAAGCTCAAGAGAGGGATGAACTGCAGAAATTAGAGAAGTGGGCAATGATAGAAGAAAGCATTATGAAGCACAAATCTAGGGATAAATGGATAAAACTAGGGGATGCAAATACCAAATACTTCTCAGCAGTaatgaaagaaagaaatcataggAAACAAATAAAAGAACTGATGGGATCCGATGGTAACAAGATAAACAAACAGGAGGGGATTCAGGAAGAAATTTTGAGATTCTATAAAGGCCTTATGGACACAGCAACTGTGAATCTAACAACAGTTAATAGAGAAGTAATGAAGAAGGGGCCTACATTGAACAAAGAGCAGAGAATGATCCTAAACACAGAAGTAACCAGACAGGAAGTGTATGAAGGGCTAAAAGGAATAGGAGATGATAAGGCACCAGGGATAGATGGCTATAATGCA ATAGAGAATCCAGTAACAATTAAAGAATATAGACCAATAGCATATTGCACAGTGCTATACAAGCTGATCTCAAATATATTGGCAGCTAGAATGCAGAAGATACTAGGAGGGATCGTTTGTGATGCACAAGCTGGATTTGTACCAGGGAGGAGAATAGGAGACAACATTATTCTGGCTCATGAATTAGTTAAAGGTTACACAAGGAAGCATATAACACCAAGATGCATGATCAAGATTGACTTACAAAAAGCCTATGACTCAGTTGAATGGAGCTACTTGGAGTAG